One part of the Phragmites australis chromosome 3, lpPhrAust1.1, whole genome shotgun sequence genome encodes these proteins:
- the LOC133911521 gene encoding butanoate--CoA ligase AAE1-like isoform X1: MEGSKWCAANYVPLTPLSFLERAALVYGGRTAVVCGDKRYSWRETRERCLAGASALAHRGVGRRDVVAVIASNIPAMYELHFSVPMTGGVLCTLNTRHDAAMVSILLKHSDAKVFLVESQFLAVAHDALRLLADGKDNLPLLITISDDDNNDGSVMDYEALLRSAPRGFDIRWPTDERDPISLNYTSGTTSRPKGVIYSHRGAYLNSLATVLVNDMATMPVYLWTVPMFHCNGWCMVWGTAAQGGKSVCIGSVAPKVIFEQIARHGVTNMGGAPTVLNKIVNAPASERKPLPRRVRIWTGGAPPPPQVLAKMEELGFDVVHGYGLTETYGPATLCAWKPEWDALPLAERSRIRTLQGVPHLMLQDMVIKDPVTMETLPSDGRTVGEVMLRGNTIMSGYYKDAAATEETMRGGWLRTGDLGVRHPDGYLQVKDRSKDIIISGGENISSIEVESVLFGHPAVLDVAVVARPDDHWGETPCAFVTLKDGARVTADDITEFCRARLPHYMAPRTVVFADLPKTATGKTQKYLLRENARAMGSLSKQGRSKL; this comes from the exons ATGGAAGGATCCAAGTGGTGCGCTGCGAACTACGTGCCGCTCACGCCGCTCAGCTTCTTGGAGCGCGCCGCTCTCGTGTACGGTGGCCGCACGGCCGTCGTCTGCGGCGACAAGCGTTACTCGTGGCGCGAAACGCGAGAACGGTGCCTCGCCGGGGCGTCCGCGCTCGCGCACCGCGGCGTCGGCCGCCGAGACGTG GTCGCGGTCATCGCCTCGAACATACCGGCGATGTACGAGCTTCATTTCAGCGTGCCGATGACCGGCGGTGTTCTCTGCACGCTGAACACCCGGCACGACGCTGCCATGGTGTCAATTCTGCTGAAACACTCGGACGCCAAGGTTTTCCTCGTCGAGTCGCAGTTCCTTGCCGTCGCCCACGACGCCCTGAGGCTCCTCGCCGACGGCAAAGACAACCTTCCTCTCCTCATCACAATCTCCGACGACGACAACAACGACGGTAGCGTCATGGATTACGAAGCTCTTCTGCGGAGTGCGCCGCGCGGCTTCGACATCAGGTGGCCGACCGACGAGCGTGACCCCATATCGCTGAACTACACGTCGGGGACAACGTCGAGGCCGAAGGGCGTCATCTACAGCCACCGCGGCGCGTACCTGAACTCGTTGGCCACGGTGCTCGTCAACGACATGGCGACCATGCCGGTTTACCTCTGGACCGTGCCCATGTTCCACTGCAACGGGTGGTGCATGGTGTGGGGCACCGCGGCGCAGGGCGGCAAGAGCGTCTGCATCGGGAGCGTGGCGCCCAAGGTCATCTTCGAGCAGATTGCGCGCCACGGGGTGACCAACATGGGCGGCGCGCCCACGGTGCTCAACAAGATCGTGAACGCGCCGGCGTCAGAGCGGAAGCCGCTGCCGAGGAGGGTCCGCATATGGACGGgcggcgcgccgccgcctccgcagGTCCTAGCCAAGATGGAGGAGCTCGGTTTCGACGTCGTTCATGGGTACGGCCTCACCGAGACGTACGGGCCGGCGACGCTCTGCGCGTGGAAGCCCGAGTGGGACGCGTTGCCGCTCGCCGAGCGCTCCCGGATCAGGACGCTGCAGGGCGTTCCCCACCTCATGCTTCAGGACATGGTCATCAAGGACCCCGTGACCATGGAGACCTTGCCCTCCGACGGGCGCACCGTCGGCGAGGTCATGCTCCGCGGGAACACGATCATGAGTGGGTACTACAAAGACGCGGCCGCCACGGAGGAGACCATGCGAGGCGGGTGGCTGCGCACGGGTGACCTCGGCGTGCGGCACCCGGACGGGTACCTCCAGGTCAAGGACCGGTCCAAGGACATCATTATATCGGGCGGTGAGAACATCAGCTCGATCGAGGTAGAGTCGGTGCTGTTTGGGCACCCCGCGGTCCTCGACGTCGCGGTGGTCGCGAGGCCGGACGATCACTGGGGAGAGACGCCGTGCGCGTTCGTCACGCTGAAGGACGGAGCCAGAGTTACCGCGGATGACATCACCGAGTTCTGCAGAGCACGGCTGCCGCATTACATGGCGCCGAGAACGGTGGTGTTCGCCGACCTACCCAAGACTGCGACGGGTAAGACACAGAAGTACCTGCTAAGGGAGAATGCAAGGGCCATGGGAAGCCTGAGTAAGCAAGGCAGAAGCAAGCTGTAG
- the LOC133911521 gene encoding butanoate--CoA ligase AAE1-like isoform X2 produces the protein MEGSKWCAANYVPLTPLSFLERAALVYGGRTAVVCGDKRYSWRETRERCLAGASALAHRGVGRRDVVSDWSLTSCSVFFFLRSTTLCSADQVAVIASNIPAMYELHFSVPMTGGVLCTLNTRHDAAMVSILLKHSDAKVFLVESQFLAVAHDALRLLADGKDNLPLLITISDDDNNDGSVMDYEALLRSAPRGFDIRWPTDERDPISLNYTSGTTSRPKGVIYSHRGAYLNSLATVLVNDMATMPVYLWTVPMFHCNGWCMVWGTAAQGGKSVCIGSVAPKVIFEQIARHGVTNMGGAPTVLNKIVNAPASERKPLPRRVRIWTGGAPPPPQVLAKMEELGFDVVHGYGLTETYGPATLCAWKPEWDALPLAERSRIRTLQGVPHLMLQDMVIKDPVTMETLPSDGRTVGEVMLRGNTIMSGYYKDAAATEETMRGGWLRTGDLGVRHPDGYLQVKDRSKDIIISGGENISSIEVESVLFGHPAVLDVAVVARPDDHWGETPCAFVTLKDGARVTADDITEFCRARLPHYMAPRTVVFADLPKTATGKTQKYLLRENARAMGSLSKQGRSKL, from the exons ATGGAAGGATCCAAGTGGTGCGCTGCGAACTACGTGCCGCTCACGCCGCTCAGCTTCTTGGAGCGCGCCGCTCTCGTGTACGGTGGCCGCACGGCCGTCGTCTGCGGCGACAAGCGTTACTCGTGGCGCGAAACGCGAGAACGGTGCCTCGCCGGGGCGTCCGCGCTCGCGCACCGCGGCGTCGGCCGCCGAGACGTGGTAAGTGACTGGAGCTTGACAAGCTGTtccgttttcttttttttgcgtT CTACTACTCTGTGCTCTGCCGATCAGGTCGCGGTCATCGCCTCGAACATACCGGCGATGTACGAGCTTCATTTCAGCGTGCCGATGACCGGCGGTGTTCTCTGCACGCTGAACACCCGGCACGACGCTGCCATGGTGTCAATTCTGCTGAAACACTCGGACGCCAAGGTTTTCCTCGTCGAGTCGCAGTTCCTTGCCGTCGCCCACGACGCCCTGAGGCTCCTCGCCGACGGCAAAGACAACCTTCCTCTCCTCATCACAATCTCCGACGACGACAACAACGACGGTAGCGTCATGGATTACGAAGCTCTTCTGCGGAGTGCGCCGCGCGGCTTCGACATCAGGTGGCCGACCGACGAGCGTGACCCCATATCGCTGAACTACACGTCGGGGACAACGTCGAGGCCGAAGGGCGTCATCTACAGCCACCGCGGCGCGTACCTGAACTCGTTGGCCACGGTGCTCGTCAACGACATGGCGACCATGCCGGTTTACCTCTGGACCGTGCCCATGTTCCACTGCAACGGGTGGTGCATGGTGTGGGGCACCGCGGCGCAGGGCGGCAAGAGCGTCTGCATCGGGAGCGTGGCGCCCAAGGTCATCTTCGAGCAGATTGCGCGCCACGGGGTGACCAACATGGGCGGCGCGCCCACGGTGCTCAACAAGATCGTGAACGCGCCGGCGTCAGAGCGGAAGCCGCTGCCGAGGAGGGTCCGCATATGGACGGgcggcgcgccgccgcctccgcagGTCCTAGCCAAGATGGAGGAGCTCGGTTTCGACGTCGTTCATGGGTACGGCCTCACCGAGACGTACGGGCCGGCGACGCTCTGCGCGTGGAAGCCCGAGTGGGACGCGTTGCCGCTCGCCGAGCGCTCCCGGATCAGGACGCTGCAGGGCGTTCCCCACCTCATGCTTCAGGACATGGTCATCAAGGACCCCGTGACCATGGAGACCTTGCCCTCCGACGGGCGCACCGTCGGCGAGGTCATGCTCCGCGGGAACACGATCATGAGTGGGTACTACAAAGACGCGGCCGCCACGGAGGAGACCATGCGAGGCGGGTGGCTGCGCACGGGTGACCTCGGCGTGCGGCACCCGGACGGGTACCTCCAGGTCAAGGACCGGTCCAAGGACATCATTATATCGGGCGGTGAGAACATCAGCTCGATCGAGGTAGAGTCGGTGCTGTTTGGGCACCCCGCGGTCCTCGACGTCGCGGTGGTCGCGAGGCCGGACGATCACTGGGGAGAGACGCCGTGCGCGTTCGTCACGCTGAAGGACGGAGCCAGAGTTACCGCGGATGACATCACCGAGTTCTGCAGAGCACGGCTGCCGCATTACATGGCGCCGAGAACGGTGGTGTTCGCCGACCTACCCAAGACTGCGACGGGTAAGACACAGAAGTACCTGCTAAGGGAGAATGCAAGGGCCATGGGAAGCCTGAGTAAGCAAGGCAGAAGCAAGCTGTAG